Proteins from one Deinococcus actinosclerus genomic window:
- the bshA gene encoding N-acetyl-alpha-D-glucosaminyl L-malate synthase BshA, with translation MAVLCHASAGGSGVVATELGLQVARAGHEVHFVGAAQPFRLTGQRCVSGPYFHQVGGYAYALFDQPYPELAAANTLTEVIQEYGVELSHAHYAIPHATAAIHAKAITGRSRVITTLHGTDVTLVGLEPAFRSTTRHAIERSDHVTAVSHYLAAHTLEVFGVEREIEVIHNFVDSDRFVRVTDPAVRARFAHPDEALLVHVSNFRPVKRAADVVEVFARVASEIPARLLMIGDGPERAKAMELAQSLGVIGRTHFLGSFPDVETVLGISDLFLLPSQQESFGLAALEAMSCEVPVVASRAGGIPEVVQDGVTGFLADVGDVDTMADRALRVLRNRELYLSMGQAGRQAAAGPFHPSVIVPQYLAAYERTLSAR, from the coding sequence GTGGCGGTGTTGTGTCACGCCAGTGCGGGCGGCTCGGGGGTGGTCGCCACCGAACTGGGGTTGCAGGTGGCCCGCGCCGGACACGAGGTGCATTTCGTGGGCGCGGCGCAGCCGTTCCGCCTGACCGGGCAGCGCTGCGTGAGCGGGCCGTACTTTCATCAGGTGGGCGGGTACGCGTACGCCCTGTTCGACCAGCCGTACCCGGAACTGGCCGCGGCGAACACCCTGACGGAGGTGATCCAGGAGTACGGGGTGGAACTCTCGCACGCCCACTACGCCATTCCGCACGCCACGGCCGCCATTCACGCCAAGGCGATCACGGGCCGCTCGCGGGTGATCACGACCCTGCACGGCACCGACGTGACGCTGGTGGGCCTCGAACCCGCCTTCCGCTCGACGACCCGGCACGCCATCGAGCGCAGCGATCACGTGACGGCGGTGTCGCATTACCTCGCGGCGCACACGCTGGAGGTGTTCGGGGTGGAGCGCGAGATCGAGGTGATCCACAACTTCGTGGACAGTGACCGCTTCGTGCGCGTGACCGATCCGGCGGTGCGCGCCCGCTTCGCGCATCCGGACGAGGCGCTGCTCGTGCACGTCAGCAACTTCCGCCCGGTGAAGCGCGCCGCGGACGTGGTGGAGGTCTTCGCGCGCGTGGCGTCCGAGATCCCGGCGCGGCTGCTGATGATCGGGGACGGCCCGGAGCGCGCCAAGGCGATGGAACTGGCGCAGTCGCTCGGCGTGATCGGCCGCACGCACTTCCTGGGCTCGTTCCCGGACGTGGAGACGGTGCTGGGCATCAGCGACCTGTTCCTGCTGCCCAGTCAGCAGGAGAGTTTCGGGCTGGCCGCGCTGGAGGCCATGAGCTGCGAGGTGCCGGTGGTGGCCTCGCGCGCCGGGGGCATCCCGGAGGTCGTGCAGGACGGCGTGACCGGCTTCCTGGCCGACGTGGGCGACGTGGACACCATGGCCGACCGGGCGCTCCGGGTGCTGCGCAACCGCGAGCTGTACCTCAGCATGGGGCAGGCCGGGCGGCAGGCGGCGGCCGGGCCGTTCCACCCGTCGGTGATCGTGCCGCAGTACCTCGCGGCGTACGAACGCACGCTGAGCGCGCGCTGA
- a CDS encoding DUF4388 domain-containing protein, whose product MAERLQQFIGADSEQVSRAPAAPPRLLFLSDTLPPLGQYLQERSPFLRGCAVTDVRSQEEATGLSGPAPDLVVLQIAPGRTPCDALVEHAKRHWPQTALLAFSVEAGQDLTSLGERFGVMTTLAAPNLKALHDSIEQEVTQLSFGAIRGVTLPNLLQILHWESRTLAVKVQDAGNWGRLHLRGGDVVDAYEHAGGRTGEEGALILLGLPHPRLSLERSYHNQRRVIRSSLTTLLMEAMKRLDETPAAAAPDTPLLEDAMFFKRWLEPYAAHSADVASPDPPAPGAAGPSPTPHSPEDTTMSNVKDILDSAMGIDGALAAALVDYSSGMALGTAGGGMNLELAAAGNTEVVRAKLRTMESLGIKGQIEDILITLESQYHIIYVMPQLSMFLYLVLSKDRANLAMARFKLKSLAGTISV is encoded by the coding sequence ATGGCGGAGCGACTGCAGCAGTTCATCGGCGCGGACAGCGAACAGGTGTCCAGAGCGCCGGCGGCCCCGCCCCGCCTGCTGTTCCTCTCCGACACCCTGCCGCCGCTGGGGCAGTACCTTCAGGAGCGCAGCCCCTTCCTGCGCGGCTGCGCCGTGACCGACGTCCGCTCGCAGGAGGAGGCCACCGGGCTGAGCGGCCCGGCGCCCGATCTGGTCGTGTTGCAGATCGCGCCGGGCCGCACGCCCTGCGACGCCCTGGTGGAGCACGCCAAGCGCCACTGGCCCCAGACGGCCCTGCTGGCGTTCAGCGTCGAGGCGGGGCAGGACCTGACCAGCCTGGGCGAGCGTTTCGGGGTCATGACGACCCTCGCCGCCCCGAACCTCAAGGCGCTGCACGACAGCATCGAGCAGGAGGTCACCCAGCTCAGCTTCGGGGCGATCCGGGGCGTCACCCTGCCCAACCTGCTCCAGATCCTGCACTGGGAGAGCCGCACGCTGGCCGTGAAGGTGCAGGACGCCGGCAACTGGGGCCGACTGCACCTACGCGGCGGCGACGTGGTGGACGCCTACGAGCACGCCGGGGGGCGCACGGGCGAGGAGGGCGCGCTGATCCTGCTGGGCCTGCCGCACCCGCGCCTGAGCCTGGAGCGCTCGTACCACAACCAGCGGCGCGTGATCCGGTCGTCCCTGACCACCCTGCTCATGGAAGCGATGAAACGCCTGGATGAAACTCCGGCCGCTGCGGCCCCCGACACCCCACTTCTGGAGGACGCGATGTTCTTCAAACGCTGGCTCGAACCCTACGCCGCCCACAGCGCCGATGTGGCCTCGCCCGACCCGCCCGCGCCGGGTGCGGCCGGCCCATCACCCACCCCCCACTCACCGGAGGACACCACTATGAGCAACGTCAAGGACATTCTCGATTCGGCCATGGGGATCGACGGCGCGCTGGCCGCCGCGCTGGTGGACTACAGCAGCGGCATGGCGCTGGGCACCGCCGGCGGCGGCATGAACCTGGAACTGGCGGCTGCCGGGAACACCGAGGTCGTGCGCGCCAAGCTGCGCACCATGGAGAGCCTCGGGATCAAGGGGCAGATCGAGGACATCCTGATCACCCTGGAGTCGCAGTACCACATCATCTACGTGATGCCGCAGCTGTCGATGTTCCTGTACCTGGTGCTCTCCAAGGACCGCGCCAACCTGGCGATGGCGCGCTTCAAGCTCAAGAGTCTGGCGGGCACGATCTCGGTCTGA